Within the Longimicrobium sp. genome, the region GCGCTCGTTGGGGTGGATGCCGTCGCCCAGGTTCAGGTCCGGGTTGCCGGCCACGCCGTCCAGCAAAAAGGGGATGAGGGAAAGGCTGTCTTCCCGCGCCACGCCGGTGTAGATCGCGCGGTACTCGCGGCCGTAGCGCTCGCCCAGGTTGGGCGCGGCCACCATCCCCGCCAGCACGATGCGCGCGTCCGGCCGCGCTTTGCGCACGGTGTCCACGATCTGCTCGATGTTGCGGCGGAGCGCGGCCAGCGACAGCCCCTGCAGCATGTCGTTGGCGCCCGTCTCCAGCACCATCACGTCGAAGGGCTGCTTCACCAGCCACTTCGCCACCCGGTCCCGCGCCTGGGCCGAGATCTCGCCGCTCACGCCGGCGTTCACCACCTCGAACGGGAGGCCGGCGGAGTCGATCTTGGCCTGGACGCGCGCGGGGAAGCCCAGGTCGGGGTCCAACCCCAGCGCGGCCGTCAGGCTGGTGCCCACGAACATCACCACGCGGCGGTCCGCGGCGCGCGCGGCGGCGCCGGTGGAGTCCTCGGCCGAGCCGTCGTTCGTGCCGACCGCAACCGTGTCCGCCGAAGCTCCCGGGCTCGGTTTGCGATCCTCCCGCCCACAGCCGAGTATCAGGGTGCAGAAGGCCGGCACAACGATCAGGAACCCGCGGAGCCCATTGCTCATCGTAGAAGATCTGTCCAAGACATACCGCAGCGGCGGCCAGCAGCTGGCCGCGGTGACGAACGTAACCTTTCGGGTAGACGCGGGGGAGACGGTGGCAATCGTCGGGCCGTCCGGGAGCGGGAAGACCACGCTCCTGGGGCTGCTCGCGGGCCTCGACCGCCCCAGCGGCGGCATCGTCCGCCTGGACGACACCGACATCGGCGCGCTGAGCGAGGACGAGCGCGCGCGGCTGCGGCGCGAACGGATCGGCTTCGTCTTCCAGTCGTTCCAGCTCATCCCCACGCTCACCGCGCGCGAGAACGTGGAGGTGCCGCTGCAGCTGCGCGGCGAGCGCTCCGGCGGCCGCGCGGACGAGCTGCTGGAGCGGGTGGGGCTGGGCGGGCGCGGGCACCACTTCCCGGCGCAGCTCTCCGGCGGCGAGCAGCAGCGCGTGGCCATCGCGCGCGCGTTCGTGCACGCGCCGCGGATCCTGTTCGCCGACGAGCCCACCGGGAACCTCGACGCGGCCACGGGGCAGCGGGTGATCGACCTGCTGATGGAGCTGAACCGCGAGCTGGGGACCACGCTCGTCCTCGTGACCCACGACCTGGACCTGGCCGCAAGGGCGCGGCGGGTGATCCGGCTTTCGGACGGGCGCGTGGTGTCGGACGAGCGGAGCGGCTCGTGAGCGTCTTCCGCCCGATCGCGGCGCTGGCGTGGCGCGAAAGCCGGTTCGCGCGCCGGCGGCTTCTGCTCTTCCTCTCCGCCATCTCCCTCGGTGTCGCGGCGCTGGTGGCCACGCAGAGCTTCGCGGCCAACCTGTCGCAGGGGGTCCGCGACCAGTCGCGCGCGCTGCTGGGGGCGGATCTGGCCATCTCCAGCAACCGCACGCTGGGGCGGAGGACGGAGATGGCGATCGACTCGCTGCGCCGCTCCGGCGCGGTGGTGTCGCGGCAGACGTCGTTCGCGTCGATGGCGCTTCTGGAGCGCACCGGGGGAACCCGCCTCTCGCAGGTGCGCGCGGTGGAGCCCGGATATCCTTTCTACGGACAGATCGAGACGGCGCCGGCGGGACGATGGGCCGCGCTGCAGGGCGGCCGCAACGCACTGGTGGATCCCGCGCTGCTGACGGCGCTGGACGCGCGGCTGGGCGACTCCATCTCGCTGGGCGACGCGCGCTTCCGGGTGATCGGGACGCTGGAGAAGGTTCCCGGGCAGGTGGGCGTCGGCTCGCTCTTCGCCCCGCCGGTCTACGTTCCCGCCTCCACCGTGGCGGAGATGAACCTGCTGCGCTTCGGCGCGCGGGTGGACTACGACGTGTTCGTGCGCACCCCGCCGCGCCTGGCCGCGCGGTGGACCGAGGCGCACCGCGCGGTGCTGCGCGGCGAGCGGGCGAACGTGCGCACGGCCGAGCAGCAGCAGCGGCAGCTGGACCGCGCGCTGGGCCGGCTGGGCGACTTCCTCGGTCTCGTGGGCACCTTCGCGCTCCTGCTGGGCGGCATCGGCGTGGCCAGCGCGATGGGCGCGTACATGGCGCAGAAGCGGGAAACCGTGGCCGCGCTGCGCTGCCTGGGGGCGACCGCGCCGCAGGTCATCTCCATCTACCTGCTGCAGGCCGGGGCGATGGGGCTGGCGGGCGCGGCGCTCGGCGCGGCGATGGGCGTGGCCGTGCAGTGGGTGCTCCCGCGTCTCTTGGCCGACCTCCTTCCGGTGCAGGTGGGGACCACCGTCGATCTCCCGTCGGTGGGGATGGGGATCGGGGTGGGGATCTGGATCGCGGTGGCGTTCGCGCTGCTGCCGCTGCTGGCCACGCGCCGCATCTCGCCGCTCGAGGCCATCCGCCGCCGCGTGGAGCCGGCCGGGCGCGTGCGCGACGCGTGGACTGCCGGCGCCGCGCTCCTGCTGGCGGCGAGCGTGGCCGCGCTGGTGATGATGCAGGCCGGTGGATGGCGCACCGGTCTGGGCTTCGTGGCGGGGATCGGCGTCACCCTGCTCGGCCTCTGGCTGGCCGCGTGGGGGGTGACGCGTCTGGTCCGCGCCGCGCCGGGAGCGGGGCTGCCGTACGCCGCGCGGCAGGGGCTGGCGAACCTCCACCGCCCGGGGAACCAGACGCGCGTCGTCGTCCTCGCGCTGGGTTTCGGCGTCTTCCTGCTGGCCACGCTGTACCTGACGCAGGGAAACCTGCTGCGCCCGCTGCGCCTGAACGCCGCCGAGACGCGGGCCAATCTCCTCCTCTTCGACGTGCAGGACGAGCAGCAGGCCGGCGTGGCCGCGCAGCTCCGCGCCGAGCACACCGGCGTGGTGCAGCGCGCGGCCATCGTCCCCATGCGCATCTACTCGATCAACGGAAAGACGACGGCGCAGCTGGTCGGCATCGGCCCCGCGCGCGGCGGCGGCGACGAGGACGGGCCGCCGGAGCGCGGCCGGAGCGAGCAACGCCGCGGCGGGCCGGAGCCGTGGGCGGTGCGCCGCGAGTACCGCTCCACCTGGCGCGACACGCTGAACGCGTCGGAAGAGCTGCTGGAGGGGCGGTTCTGGCGCCCGGGGCAGGGCGGCGCGGCGCGCGGGAAGATGGCGGAGGTGTCGCTGGACAAGGCCATCGTCGAGGACCTGGGGGTGAAGCTGGGCGACCAGATCACCTGGGACGTGCAGGGCGTGCGGATCCCGACGCGGGTGACGTCGATCCGCGACGTGGACTGGCAGCGGCTGGAGCCCAACTTCTTCGCCGTCTTCCCCGGCGAGGTGCTGCGCGATGCGCCGCACACCTGGGTGATGCTGGCCCGCGCCCCCGACGCGCCGGCCCGCGCCCGCGTGCAGCGCGACGTGGTCGCGAAGTTTCCCAACGTCGCCATCCTGGACCTGACGCAGGTGCAGGCCGCGCTGGACGAGGTGCTGGGCCGCGTCGCCGCCGTCATCCGCTTCCTCGCGGCGTTCAGCGTGGCGACGGGGTTCATCGTCCTCCTCGGCGCGGTGCTCACCAGCCGCCTGCAGCGCATCCGCGAGAGCGTGCTGCTGCGCACGCTGGGCGCCACGCGCCGGCAGATCGGCGCCATCCTCCTCACCGAGTACCTGTCGCTCGGCCTGCTGGCGAGCATCGCCGGGATCGGGCTGGCCACGGCGGCGGGGTGGGCGCTGGCGAAGTGGCTGTTCGAGGTCGACTTCTCCATCCCCCTTCCGCCGCTCCTCTGGCTCGCGCTCGGCGTTACCGCGCTCGCCGGCGCGGTGGGATGGTGGGCCAGCCGCGAGGTCTTCCGCCACACGCCGCTGGAGGCGCTGCGGGACGAGTGATCGAGGGAGATGGATCGGGAGCGTCACGCTTGAACGCATCGCCAGTGATCAGTGTCTCCTATCGTACCGCGTTCCGATCAGGATCGTGCATTCTGAAGTGATGGGGGTCTGCTGTTGAGTGCCTTCGAGGAGTGCGCCGTCGATTCGTCCGACCGGTATCACACGCGGGAATGGGGCGGGGCGGGGGTTGCACGGAAGCGCCGCCCACGCGGAACGTGAACGGCGGCACCCTGCTTTCCCGACGATTGTTCCGGCCCGAAGAATGTGATACCTTGCCCGCATCACCCGAATCCACGTCGGGCTTCTGCGGAAGGTGCGGGCGGCGCAAGCTGATGCGCCCGCGCCGGGCTTTTCTTCATCCCCGCCCCATGGACCTGCGCGACGCCACCATCCGCATCTACGAAAGCAGCGACCCCGGCGACGCCCTGCACGCGCTGGGCCGCTCGCTCGCGGATTGCTTCGGCGTACGGCGCGCGGTCTGGCTGAACGCCGACGCGCGCCCCGCCGCCGCCTGGCCGCAGGACGCGCATCTTTCCCCCGCGCTGGCCGCGTTCGCCGCCGAAGCCGCATCTCCCTCCGTCCGCCCGCTCGCTTCCGACTTTCCCGCCAACGCCGCCGAGAATGCCGGGGATGCCGGGGATGCCGGCGCCGACGCGCTCGCCCTGCCGCTCGGCGAGAACGCCGGCGCGCTGGTCCTCGTCGCCCGCTCGGGCGCGTTCGCGGAGATGGAGAAGTGGGAGGCGCTGGGGAAGGCGTTCGCGCTGGCCGCCGGCCGCCACCGCCGCGCCCGTCAGGTGGAGGAGGAGCGCGACATGCTCCGCCAGCGCGCCGAGGAGAGCGAGGCGCTCCACGTCCTGGGCTTGGCCGCCAACCGCACGCTGGACCCCGACGAGGTGCTGACGCTGGTGGCGCGCTTCACCCGCACGCTGCTGGGCGCGCACTACGTCACGGTGAACACGCTGGCCGAGGGGCGCATCCGCACCGTGGCCGCCGTCGGTCTGCGGGTGGACGCGACGGCGGACGACCCGTTCGCCGCCCGCGTGGCCGCCGCGCGCAAGCCGCTGACGCTGCAGGCGGACGAGAGTGGCGCCGTTCCCGAGCCCTACCACGCCGCCGAGGGGATGCGGGTGGGGCTGGGCGTTCCCCTGGCTCTCTTCGGCGAGACCTTCGGCGCGCTGGTGATCGGGTACCGCCGCCCGTACGACCTGGCCCCGCGCGACACCCGTCTCGCGCTTACGCTGGCCGGCCACGCGGCGGTGGCCATCAGCAACGCGCGGCTGCACGGCGCGCTGGCGCAGCGCACCCGCGAGCTGGAGCGCGCCAACGAGGAGCTGCGGTGGACCACCGAGGCCAAGGACCGCTTCTTCGCCTCGATGAGCCACGAGCTGCGCACCCCGCTGAACTCCATCCTGGGCTACCAGAGCCTGCTGCTGGAGGGCGTGGTGGGCGAGATGCCGGCGCAGGTGAAGTCGTTCCTGGAGCGCGCGCAGAAGTCCACCCGCAACCTGCTGCACCTGGTGAACGACGTCCTGGACCTGTCCAAGCTTGAGGCGGGGAAGATGGAGCTGGTGATCGTGCCCGCGCGGGTGCGCTCGATTGTGGAGGAGGTGCTGGCCACCATCGAGCCGCTGGCCGCCGCGCGCCAGATCGCGGTGGAGGTGGCGCCCTGGCCGCCGCTGCCGCCCATCGAGACCGACGCCGACCGGGTGCGGCAGATCCTGATCAACCTCCTTTCCAACGCCGTGAAGTTCACCGACCAGGGCGCGGTCACGATCACCGCCGCGCACGGCGGCGACGGCGTGAGCGGCGACGGATCGCTGGCGGGATGGGTGGAGGTGCACGTGGCCGACACGGGCCCGGGGATCGCGTCCGAGAACCAGGAGCGGATCTTCCACGAGTTCGAGCAGATCGTGGGCGCCACCTCGCGCGGCGGCACGGGGCTGGGGCTTCCCATCTCGCGCAAGCTGGCCCGCCTGCTGGGCGGCGACCTGACGGTGGACAGCATTCCCGGCCACGGCTCCACCTTCACCCTTCGCCTCCCGCTGCGCCCGCATGAGCACCACTGAGGCACGGCCGGCTCACGCCGAGCTCGCGGAGCGGGCACAGGAGGAAGAGCACCTCGGCCGGTGGGAGGCGGCCGCGGCGGCATACGCACACTCATTTCGTGCCGCGATTCTCGCGAACGACGTGGAGTCCGCCGCCGACGCGCTGCGGGGCCAGGGACGGGTGCTGATCCAGGAGGAACGGTACGACGACGCGGAGGAGCTGGTGGAGCTCAGTCGCGAGATCGCCGAGCGGGCGGGCGTTGTCCAGTCGGCGGCGCGCGCGCTGAACGTGCTGGGGATCATCCGCTTCAAGCAGCGCCGCTGGGAGCAGGCGCGGGCCTACTACGATGCCGCGCTGGAGCGGGCGATCGACGTCGGCGACGACGATCTGGCCGGTTTGGCGCTCCAGAACGCCGGAGTGATCGCCTACTACCTGGGCGACCTCCGCGAGGCGCGCGCACTGTACCTGGAGAGCATCGGCTCGTTCGTCCGCTCCGGAAACAGCGGCAACGCGCTTCTGACCTACAACAATCTCGGCCTCGCCTGCGTAAACCTGCGCGACTGGCTGGAGGCGGACATCTACTATTCGCGCGGGATAGAGATCGCCGAGCGGCACTCCAAATCTCCGCTCCTGGCAAAGCTTTACGGAAACAGGGCAGAGGCCCTGATCCACATCGGCGAGCTCGACGAGGCCACCCTGTCCCTGCGGAAGGCGGAGATCGCCGCCGACGCGGTGGGTGACCGGGACGCGATGGCGGACGTCTATCGGCTGCGGGGGATGATCGCGCGGACCGGGGGCGATTTCGACACTGCCGAAACGGCGGTGCTCCGCGCGCTGGAGCTGGCAACCGACCCGTCGATGGAGCGCGCCGAGGCATACCGGGAGATGGCGGCGCTCCGGGCGGCGGAGGGGCTCACGGAAGACGCCCGGAGCGCATTCCGCGCCGCGAGCGAGATCTACCGCAATCTGGGAGGTGATGCGTACGCGGCGACCACGGAAGTGGAGCTTGCGGCACTGGACCGGGTATGAAGGAAGGTCGGAGGTGGGCAAACTTTTCGGGCCAAGGCGTTCGCGCGTCTCCGAGGGTGTGATACGCGAGGCGGCACGGGAGTTGCCCTCCGGCAGAGCATGATCGCCGGAAACCGCAGCGCATTGGAGGAACGATGAGTCGGTTGTCACGCCTCATTCCAGCACTTGTCGTAACGGTCCTCCTTTCCGCTTGCGGGGGAGCGGGTGCGGATACACCTCTATCCCCGGCCGGCCCGCGCCTCGATGGCGGCGGCGTGCTCGTGGGAGGCAACGTAGTCGACACCACCACCCAGTCCTCGTCGGGCACCTCCACCACGACGGACGTACCCCCGGATAGCACGTCGCGCGGCGGCGGAGTGCTGGTGGGGGGAAACTGACCCGCCTCACGCCCGCTCGGTTTTCGCAAGGCCCGCTTCGGCGGGCCTTTCGCTTTTAGGTGCCGGGCGTGCACCGGTTTGGTGTATGTGCCGTGAATCAGGGCACGCAGCGCGCGGGTCGGTTAAAGATTCGGATTGTACGGAATCACGACACTGGCGGCGAGCCCCGCCCCGGGCCGCGCCGGTCGAGGGTGACCTTCATCACGGTTTCGGCTTGATCTTGCCGGCGGCCTTCAGCGCCTCGTGCTCGGTGAGCTTCGTGGCCGCGGTGGTGCGCGCGGTCTCGATCTCCGTGTAGTAGTTGTTCAGGGCCTTGAACTCCTCGCGGAGGATGGAGGTCTGGCCCTGCCAGTATTCCGCGTCCGCTTCGTCGGGCGAGCTGGACTGCTGGTAGGCCATGTTCCACTCGTCTCCCAGCGCGGAGATCTTCTGCTTCACCACGGCCAGGAGCGGACCGGCGATGAAGCCGATCCGCCGGAAGATGTCGCGCCCGTAGTCGGTGGTCTTGTCGCCCAGGTAGACGGGCGGGGCGTAGTAGTTGTACTGGTGGAACGCCTTGTTGACGTCGTCAGGCGTGAAGCTGTCCTGGAGGTACAGCCCGGTTCCCGCCGCCACCATCCCCGAGAAGTTCGCGCCCAGCGTCTTCGTGTACGCCTCCAGCCCCTCCGCCCAGCTGGGGAACTTCTGCAGGTTGCCGTGCGCCGTCCCGATGTTGCCCTTGGGACCGCCCATCAGCGAGAACATGTTGTGGTACACCTCGCCCCCGTTCCCCTTCGCGAAATCCGACTCGAGCGACCCCTGGGCCATGATGAACACCCCGGCGAAGGTCGAGTATCCCTTGCCCTTGGCCCACAGGAACGCGTCCCACCCGGCGTCGCCCAGGAAGCCGATCTTGTACGCCTCGATCCAGGTGGGCTTCTGCCCCTTCTTCTCGGTGAAGGCGTACTGGTCGATCACGCCTTTCTTCTTGTAGGGCGTGAGCGTGGGCTCGTCCTGCATCTGCACCGCGCCGGGAGATGGGGACGATGCCGCGGCGGCGGCACGGGGCGCGTAGGCGTCCAGCAGCGGCTCGGCGGAGCGGCCCTGCTCCACGCGCTCGGCGACGGCGTCGGCGTGGCGCTCGTGGCGGTCGCCCGCGCGGCCGATGCCGTCCGCGAAACCGATCTCCCCGCGCTGCTGGACGACGTGCGCCGCCTCGTGCGCCGCGGTCCGCAGCGTGGGCGACTCCCGGAACGCGACCCGGCCGCCGGATGCGTACGCCCTGGCGCCGATGCTTCCGGCCGCGGCCGCCGCCTCTCCGCCGACGTGCGCGCGCACGGACGAGAGGTCGTGGCGCCCGAACGCGCGCTGGATCGCCTCGCCGTGCGGGAGCGGCGCCCCCGTGCCGCGGAGGCCCGCTTGCGCCGTCTCCCGCACCGCGTGCCCCGAGGGCGGGTGGACCGGGACGGCGGCGAAGTCGTGTCCCCCGGCCGCCGGCGCGGCGGAGGCCGTGCCGCCGGGCGCCTCCGCCGCCAGCGAACGGCGCGGGGAAACGAGCGGCGACGGGATCGGCGGGGCGGGCGCGACGGCCTTCTTCTGCAGCGGCGTCTTCATCATCTCCACTCTTCCAGAGATCGGTATCCGCGGACGGACCGGAATCCCCCCACGCAGCATGGATGGCTCCATCCGCGGCGGGCGTCAACGGATTCGCGCTGGAGCAGATCGGCGGGATGGCGTACCCCGGAGACACTCCGTTCCATCTTCCTCGCGAGCGGTCCCACATTGCCCGGGCACGGCGGGTGCGTACGAAACCGCGGGGGCCGGGGTCCGTAGATCCGGCTATGGCCGGTGCGCTTGCCCGGCCGGTGCTTTCGCACGCTCTGAGAACGGAGACGGTCATGGACAACAATCCCTTGAACAACCCGGGCGGCGGCGGTGGTCAGACACCGCCCACGCCCGACACCCACGGGTCCGGCGGCTACGGCGGCAGCACCGGCGGCGCCGACCCGCTGGGCGGCGGCACCTCCGGCAGCGGGTCGTCCGGCCTGGGCGGCCCGGATTCGTCCGGGTCCGGCTCGGCGGGCAGCTCCGGCGGAAGCGGCTCCGGGAGCGGCGGCGCGGCCGGGTGGGGATCGACGGGCTCGGCCGGCGGCACGGGCGGCACGTCGGGCGTGGGCGGCTCCGGCGGCAGCGGCTCGGGGAGCGGCGGCGCGGCGGGATGGGGATCGACCGGATCGGCCGGCTCCACTGGCTCGAGCGGATCGACGGGATCGACCGGATCGACCGGATCGACCGGATCGACGGGCGGCTCCGGCGGATCGGACGCGGGGCCGGGCTACACCGCGGGCGGCGGATCGTCGTCGGGCACGGGGTCGACGGGTGGCGAGTCCGGCGGCGAAAGCTCCGGCGGGCGGCGGGATCCGTTCGAGGACCTGGGCTCGCGGATCGAGTCGGCGCTGCACGACCTGCGGCCGAAGCTGAAGAGCGTGTTCCAGGAGCTGGACTCGCGCATCGACGCGGCGCTGGAGGACGTGAAGCCGAAGGTGAGCGACGCCCGCGACCGCGTCCGCCCGCGCGTCGACAACCTCGTGAGCGAGGTGCAGCCGCGGGTAGACGCGCTCCTGTCGCGCATCCAGAACGCCATCGACGGGCTGCGCAAGGACTTCGAGACGCGCGCCGACCGTGCCGAGGAGCGCCGCGGCGGGACCGGCGCCGCGGACGACGGCATGCCGCCGCCGGACAGCACCACGGCGGCGTCGGGCACCGGCTACGGAAGCGGAACCACGCCCGGCGGCACCGCGGGCTACGGCAGTGGCGGCGCGTCGCCCGGCGCGAGCGGCTCGGGCGCTCCGATGGGCGGCACCGGCACGGGAACGTCGTCCACCTCGTCGGGACTGGACTCCACGCCGTCGGGGGGCACGACGGGCACCGGCGCCAGCGGCGGGTCGCACGGGTTCGGCATCGGCGGCACGGAGGGCGGCTCGTCTTCCTCCGGCCTCGGCGGCTCGACCTCCGGTTCTTCGCCGGGTCTGGGGGAATCGGCGTCCGGCGGTTCGCCTTCCTCCGGCCTGGGCGGTTCGTCGTCCGGCCTGGGTGGTTCGGCGGGAGGGTCGTCGTCTTCCTCCGGCCTTGGCGGATCGTCGTCGGGGCTTGGCGGCTCGACGGGCGGATCGTCGGGGAGCGGGACGGGCGGGACCACGACGACGTGGCCGCGCGAGGACGAGGACACGAAGCCGGGCGACCCGCCGATCGAGGAGCGCTTCGGGCAGCGCTCCGGCGCGGGCGGAAGCGCGCTGGACGACTCGACGGCCGACAAGCCGGGCGAGGGTGGCACCGGCTCGTCCGGAAGCTCCAACTCGTAACCGGCTGAAGGGTTGAACGGCGCCGGCCGCGGATCGCATCCGCGGCCGGCGCTGCTTTTATCACACGGAGGGAGCGGAGGGAGCGGAGGAAGCGGAGGAAGAGGAGGGGATTCCGCACGTGACGAGATCCCCTCCGTTACCTCCGCTTCCTCCGTGTGATGCACTGCTGTTCACCAGCCGATCTCCCGTCGCTGGTTGTTCCATCTTCCCCATCGA harbors:
- a CDS encoding arylesterase — encoded protein: MSNGLRGFLIVVPAFCTLILGCGREDRKPSPGASADTVAVGTNDGSAEDSTGAAARAADRRVVMFVGTSLTAALGLDPDLGFPARVQAKIDSAGLPFEVVNAGVSGEISAQARDRVAKWLVKQPFDVMVLETGANDMLQGLSLAALRRNIEQIVDTVRKARPDARIVLAGMVAAPNLGERYGREYRAIYTGVAREDSLSLIPFLLDGVAGNPDLNLGDGIHPNERGQRIVAENVWRVLEPVLREEAAKPARAAGPP
- a CDS encoding ABC transporter ATP-binding protein, encoding MLIVEDLSKTYRSGGQQLAAVTNVTFRVDAGETVAIVGPSGSGKTTLLGLLAGLDRPSGGIVRLDDTDIGALSEDERARLRRERIGFVFQSFQLIPTLTARENVEVPLQLRGERSGGRADELLERVGLGGRGHHFPAQLSGGEQQRVAIARAFVHAPRILFADEPTGNLDAATGQRVIDLLMELNRELGTTLVLVTHDLDLAARARRVIRLSDGRVVSDERSGS
- a CDS encoding ABC transporter permease — protein: MSVFRPIAALAWRESRFARRRLLLFLSAISLGVAALVATQSFAANLSQGVRDQSRALLGADLAISSNRTLGRRTEMAIDSLRRSGAVVSRQTSFASMALLERTGGTRLSQVRAVEPGYPFYGQIETAPAGRWAALQGGRNALVDPALLTALDARLGDSISLGDARFRVIGTLEKVPGQVGVGSLFAPPVYVPASTVAEMNLLRFGARVDYDVFVRTPPRLAARWTEAHRAVLRGERANVRTAEQQQRQLDRALGRLGDFLGLVGTFALLLGGIGVASAMGAYMAQKRETVAALRCLGATAPQVISIYLLQAGAMGLAGAALGAAMGVAVQWVLPRLLADLLPVQVGTTVDLPSVGMGIGVGIWIAVAFALLPLLATRRISPLEAIRRRVEPAGRVRDAWTAGAALLLAASVAALVMMQAGGWRTGLGFVAGIGVTLLGLWLAAWGVTRLVRAAPGAGLPYAARQGLANLHRPGNQTRVVVLALGFGVFLLATLYLTQGNLLRPLRLNAAETRANLLLFDVQDEQQAGVAAQLRAEHTGVVQRAAIVPMRIYSINGKTTAQLVGIGPARGGGDEDGPPERGRSEQRRGGPEPWAVRREYRSTWRDTLNASEELLEGRFWRPGQGGAARGKMAEVSLDKAIVEDLGVKLGDQITWDVQGVRIPTRVTSIRDVDWQRLEPNFFAVFPGEVLRDAPHTWVMLARAPDAPARARVQRDVVAKFPNVAILDLTQVQAALDEVLGRVAAVIRFLAAFSVATGFIVLLGAVLTSRLQRIRESVLLRTLGATRRQIGAILLTEYLSLGLLASIAGIGLATAAGWALAKWLFEVDFSIPLPPLLWLALGVTALAGAVGWWASREVFRHTPLEALRDE
- a CDS encoding GAF domain-containing sensor histidine kinase, which produces MDLRDATIRIYESSDPGDALHALGRSLADCFGVRRAVWLNADARPAAAWPQDAHLSPALAAFAAEAASPSVRPLASDFPANAAENAGDAGDAGADALALPLGENAGALVLVARSGAFAEMEKWEALGKAFALAAGRHRRARQVEEERDMLRQRAEESEALHVLGLAANRTLDPDEVLTLVARFTRTLLGAHYVTVNTLAEGRIRTVAAVGLRVDATADDPFAARVAAARKPLTLQADESGAVPEPYHAAEGMRVGLGVPLALFGETFGALVIGYRRPYDLAPRDTRLALTLAGHAAVAISNARLHGALAQRTRELERANEELRWTTEAKDRFFASMSHELRTPLNSILGYQSLLLEGVVGEMPAQVKSFLERAQKSTRNLLHLVNDVLDLSKLEAGKMELVIVPARVRSIVEEVLATIEPLAAARQIAVEVAPWPPLPPIETDADRVRQILINLLSNAVKFTDQGAVTITAAHGGDGVSGDGSLAGWVEVHVADTGPGIASENQERIFHEFEQIVGATSRGGTGLGLPISRKLARLLGGDLTVDSIPGHGSTFTLRLPLRPHEHH
- a CDS encoding tetratricopeptide repeat protein — protein: MSTTEARPAHAELAERAQEEEHLGRWEAAAAAYAHSFRAAILANDVESAADALRGQGRVLIQEERYDDAEELVELSREIAERAGVVQSAARALNVLGIIRFKQRRWEQARAYYDAALERAIDVGDDDLAGLALQNAGVIAYYLGDLREARALYLESIGSFVRSGNSGNALLTYNNLGLACVNLRDWLEADIYYSRGIEIAERHSKSPLLAKLYGNRAEALIHIGELDEATLSLRKAEIAADAVGDRDAMADVYRLRGMIARTGGDFDTAETAVLRALELATDPSMERAEAYREMAALRAAEGLTEDARSAFRAASEIYRNLGGDAYAATTEVELAALDRV
- a CDS encoding eCIS core domain-containing protein, with protein sequence MMKTPLQKKAVAPAPPIPSPLVSPRRSLAAEAPGGTASAAPAAGGHDFAAVPVHPPSGHAVRETAQAGLRGTGAPLPHGEAIQRAFGRHDLSSVRAHVGGEAAAAAGSIGARAYASGGRVAFRESPTLRTAAHEAAHVVQQRGEIGFADGIGRAGDRHERHADAVAERVEQGRSAEPLLDAYAPRAAAAASSPSPGAVQMQDEPTLTPYKKKGVIDQYAFTEKKGQKPTWIEAYKIGFLGDAGWDAFLWAKGKGYSTFAGVFIMAQGSLESDFAKGNGGEVYHNMFSLMGGPKGNIGTAHGNLQKFPSWAEGLEAYTKTLGANFSGMVAAGTGLYLQDSFTPDDVNKAFHQYNYYAPPVYLGDKTTDYGRDIFRRIGFIAGPLLAVVKQKISALGDEWNMAYQQSSSPDEADAEYWQGQTSILREEFKALNNYYTEIETARTTAATKLTEHEALKAAGKIKPKP